One genomic segment of Flavobacteriaceae bacterium includes these proteins:
- a CDS encoding glycosyltransferase, translating to MIRKNTEQGFTILLPGSNRADKGYFDIFHLAKEILFEFPTVKIVVQDMKKQNKYYNGKYRKKLKQLANIELTEAVLSRQMIEALYSRADLILLPYDPNVYHFRGSGIHYEAIENKIPVLAKKGAGFAEEINNWSSGWLYETKQDVLQCLEKILAMNPDDRRNKMEKAFTNYKRSFDEAYHFNLS from the coding sequence CTGATCCGTAAAAATACCGAACAGGGATTTACTATTTTACTTCCGGGGTCTAACAGAGCAGATAAAGGATATTTCGATATTTTTCATTTGGCGAAAGAAATTTTATTTGAATTTCCAACCGTAAAAATAGTGGTTCAGGATATGAAAAAACAAAACAAATACTATAACGGAAAATACAGGAAGAAATTAAAACAATTGGCGAATATTGAGTTGACGGAAGCTGTTTTATCCAGGCAAATGATAGAAGCACTTTACAGTCGGGCAGATTTAATCCTGTTGCCTTATGATCCTAATGTCTATCATTTTAGAGGATCCGGAATTCATTATGAAGCCATTGAAAACAAAATTCCGGTACTAGCTAAAAAAGGAGCGGGTTTTGCCGAAGAGATCAATAACTGGTCTTCCGGTTGGCTATATGAGACCAAACAAGATGTATTACAATGTCTCGAAAAAATACTGGCAATGAATCCTGATGACAGAAGAAATAAAATGGAAAAAGCTTTTACAAATTACAAACGCAGTTTTGATGAAGCATATCATTTTAATTTGTCATAA